The stretch of DNA TCCATGTCCCGCATCAGCCGGCGGCCAAGCTCAGACGGCTCTACGTCGGATCGGAAGGCTTTGGAGAAAACCCCTTCTACGGCACGCTCGAGCCGCTTCTCAAATTCGTCAACCAGGCCCACTTTGACGTCCTCTCGAATTACTGAATGGCTGAAACCAATATAGTGGGCGGCCGCAGCAAGCGGGCCTTAGAAGTTGGACCAGCCCGGGCCACGTTAGACTAAGTTGTGTACAAGGGCGAATGGCGGAATGGTAGACGCGCTGGCTTCAGGTGCCAGTGAGCGCAAGCTCGTGGAGGTTCAAATCCTCTTTCGCCCACGGAAACACCACGGCTGAGCAGCCGGGTGAAGATCGGCACGGCATTCGGCCGGCCGACAATCCCACCCGGTTCCCCCTCTCACCCGTATCCTTATAGGCCCAACCTAGGAGTCTTCTTGGACCAGCAGACCCTCATAGCGGTCGTCGCCGGAGCGGTGGCGCTCATCGCACTGGCCGTCGCCGGAATGGCGAACAACCGGCTGACCCATATGAGGCGCTCCATGGCCATCCTCCAGGGCAAGAACGACGCCAAGACGCTGCTCGAGGTTATCTCCGACAACGTCCAGAGGGTCGAGGGTTTTGAGAAGGTCCTGCGCTCCCAGGCCAAGCGCCAGGAGGAGCTGTTCGCCCTTCTCGGCCGGTCGGCAAGGAATCTGGGGGTCGTCCGCTACGACGCGTTCGACGACATGGGCGGAAAGATGTCGTTCTCTGCGGCTCTGCTGGACGACCACGGCAACGGTCTGGTGATCACCTCCATCAACGCCCGCGCCGAGTCCCGGGCGTACGCCAAGCCCATAAAGGGCGGGATGTCCGAGCACAATCTGTCGGGCGAGGAGCAGCGGGCCATCGCCAACGCACTGGGCACCCAGCAGAAGGTCAAGAGGTAGCGATAGACCTGCGCCTGCTGCGCACAGATCCTGAGAAGGTCGCCTTCTCCATGAGGCACCGGGGCGCCGACATCGATCTGGATGCGCTCATCGAGCTCGACCGGCAGCACCGAAGCCTGGTCACCGACGTCGACAACCTGAGGGCCGAGCTCAACCGCGCCCAGAAGGCGATAGGAAAGCTCTCCCCCGAGGAGCGCCCCCAGGCGATCGCCCGAAACAAGCAGGCCGGCGCCGACCTGAAGGACCTGGAGGCCCAGCTTGCCCAAAAGGCGCAGGAGCTGGAGGCTGCCGTCCTGCTGGTCCCCAACCTGGTCCACCCGGACTCCCCTCCCGGACGGGAGGACGCGGAGCTCCGCAAGGTCGGAACCCCCCGGGCCTTCGACTTCGCGCCCGCCGACCACCTGACCCTCGGCGAGGACCTCGGGATCATCGACGTCAAGCGGGCCGCCAAGGTCTCCGGGCCCCGGTTTGCGATCCTGAGGGGAAAGGGGGCCCTGCTCGAGCTGGCCCTGGTTCGCTTCGTGCTCGACCGGCTGATGGCCGTGGGATTCGAGCCGGTCATCCCTCCGGTGCTCGTCAAGGAGGAGGCGATGTACGGCACGGGCTTCTTCCCGACGGACGAGGCGCAGGTCTACAAGACCGCCGACGACGACCTGTACCTGGCCGGGACCTCCGAGGTCCCAATCGCCGGGATGCACGCCGGCGAGATCTTCTCCGCCAAGGAGCTGCCGGTCCGATACGCCGGCATCTCCACCTGTTTTCGCCGCGAGGCGGGAACCTACGGCAAGGACACCCGGGGGATCATCCGGGTCCACCAGTTCGACAAGGTCGAGATGTTTTCGTTCTGCCGTCCCACCGAGTCGGACAACGAGCACCAGGCGATCCTGGCCGAGGAGGAGGGCATCTTCCAGGCGCTCGAGATTCCGTACAAAGTGCTGGACATCGCATCCGGCGAGCTGGCGGCGCCGAACTACCGCAAGTTCGACATCGAGGCCTGGCTGCCCGGCGCCGACCGCTGGCTGGAGGTCACCTCGTGCTCCAACGACTGGGACTTCCAGGCCCGCCGCCTGGGGATCCGGTTCAAGGAGGGGGAGTCGGGGACCGACCTGGTCCACACGTTGAACGGGACGGCCATAGCCGTGGGGCGGTGCATCGTCGCCCTGCTGGAGAACCACCAGCAGGCAGATGGGTCGGTGAGGATCCCGGAGGCGCTGCGGCCCTACACCGGGTTTGAGGAAGTTGCTCCCAAGGGCTGATTCATCGAGCGGTGGAGGTGGGATTCGAACCCACGGAGCCTCTCAGCTCACACGCTTTCAAGGCGCGCCCGTTCGGCCGCTTCGGTACTCCACCGCTTCCCATTATTCCGCTCCGAGGCACGAACGGCGCTGCTCGCCGTCCGGCCCGGGTCCGAACTGTGGCAAAATTCCCGGCGGAGGCGTCGCCTAGTCCGGTCTATGGCGCGGGATTGCTAATCCCGTTGGGGGGCAACCCCCTCGCGAGTTCAAATCTCGCCGCCTCCGCCTCGCAGCCCCACAGAGAGTAATCTTGTTGGGTTGGGCAACACATTGCGCCCTTAGCTCAGTGGATTAGAGTGCATCGCTACGGACGATGAGGTCGGGGGTTCGAATCCCTCAGGGCGCGCAAACTCGTATCGAACTTCGGACCCAGCATCTTCAGCTGGAATCTGCTCTGCAGGTTGGTCAGGCCCCGAACCACCACTGGGGCGATGAACAGGAACACCAGTCCTCCCAACGCGTGCACCGCCCAGGCCCCCGCCAGGCTCGGGCCGCCCCATGAGGTCGACGGGTCACCGCTGCGTAGCGGGAACGCCAGGTTCATCGGGACGATCGACCAGACGTAAGCCCCCG from Actinomycetota bacterium encodes:
- a CDS encoding DUF4446 family protein — protein: MDQQTLIAVVAGAVALIALAVAGMANNRLTHMRRSMAILQGKNDAKTLLEVISDNVQRVEGFEKVLRSQAKRQEELFALLGRSARNLGVVRYDAFDDMGGKMSFSAALLDDHGNGLVITSINARAESRAYAKPIKGGMSEHNLSGEEQRAIANALGTQQKVKR
- the serS gene encoding serine--tRNA ligase, whose translation is MDLRLLRTDPEKVAFSMRHRGADIDLDALIELDRQHRSLVTDVDNLRAELNRAQKAIGKLSPEERPQAIARNKQAGADLKDLEAQLAQKAQELEAAVLLVPNLVHPDSPPGREDAELRKVGTPRAFDFAPADHLTLGEDLGIIDVKRAAKVSGPRFAILRGKGALLELALVRFVLDRLMAVGFEPVIPPVLVKEEAMYGTGFFPTDEAQVYKTADDDLYLAGTSEVPIAGMHAGEIFSAKELPVRYAGISTCFRREAGTYGKDTRGIIRVHQFDKVEMFSFCRPTESDNEHQAILAEEEGIFQALEIPYKVLDIASGELAAPNYRKFDIEAWLPGADRWLEVTSCSNDWDFQARRLGIRFKEGESGTDLVHTLNGTAIAVGRCIVALLENHQQADGSVRIPEALRPYTGFEEVAPKG